A region from the Microbacterium lacus genome encodes:
- a CDS encoding RidA family protein, whose product MSTPEQRAAALGLEIPDYTDPPYGGRYGTGLKAFHRIGDLVELSGITPEDRAGNRLHPGVVGADISVTQAREAAALTATQALGLIRLAVGSLDNVAGLSRALCFMRTTPEFDRLHEVAAGATELFLEVFGPEVGAVGRASVGVTSLSRHNCFELWLSFEAAPPAP is encoded by the coding sequence ATGTCGACCCCCGAACAGCGCGCCGCAGCGCTCGGCCTCGAGATCCCCGACTACACCGATCCGCCGTACGGCGGCCGTTACGGCACGGGACTTAAGGCCTTCCATCGCATCGGCGACCTCGTGGAATTGAGCGGGATCACACCTGAGGATCGTGCGGGGAATCGGCTGCACCCCGGGGTCGTCGGCGCGGACATCAGCGTGACGCAGGCGAGAGAAGCCGCCGCCCTCACCGCGACGCAGGCTCTCGGCCTGATCCGCCTGGCCGTCGGATCGCTCGATAACGTCGCGGGCCTCTCCCGTGCGCTGTGCTTCATGCGGACCACACCGGAATTCGACCGGCTGCACGAAGTCGCCGCCGGTGCGACCGAACTCTTCCTCGAGGTCTTCGGCCCCGAGGTCGGCGCCGTCGGGCGCGCCTCCGTCGGGGTGACGAGCCTCTCCCGGCACAACTGCTTCGAACTCTGGCTGAGTTTCGAGGCAGCGCCGCCCGCCCCCTGA
- a CDS encoding amidase, with translation MTDTPLHWRSARALVEGIRSREISAEEVMRAHLARIEELNPQVHAIVSMIPESAALAAACAADAAVARGDDVGVLHGLPTAVKDLLDVEGLPTTHGSAVYADAAPATADAMVVGRMRRNGAIIIGKTNTPEGGLGTLTFSAIHEVCRNPWDLSRHAGGSSGGAAAALAAGMLPIADGSDSGGSLRYPASFCNVVGMRPTPGRVASGRLGNGWTAHGVLGPMARSSDDVALMLAGMAGADPMAPMSIAESASRFADVIADGPTGVRVGWNPDAAGVPISADVAAVLREARAALVAAGYEVVDLDLDAALADAEQAWETIEMFNFYASYRGEAEAHAERLRPDLLRNIRQGERVTASELADALAIRTNVYRRTERLFDDVDVIVTPATPVVAPPATDEWVRKVGEVECDRYFRWQMLANRITVTAHPVVVTPAGFSGGLPVGMQVVGRNRGEFDLLSHTAGFERALGLTARHPLI, from the coding sequence ATGACCGACACGCCTCTGCACTGGAGGAGCGCCCGCGCTCTCGTCGAGGGCATCCGCTCCCGCGAGATCTCGGCGGAGGAGGTGATGCGTGCCCACTTGGCGCGCATCGAGGAGCTCAATCCACAGGTGCACGCGATCGTGTCGATGATTCCGGAGTCGGCGGCGCTCGCCGCTGCGTGCGCTGCCGATGCCGCCGTCGCACGGGGCGACGACGTCGGTGTGCTTCACGGTCTGCCCACCGCGGTGAAGGATCTTCTCGACGTCGAAGGTCTCCCGACGACTCACGGCTCTGCGGTGTACGCCGACGCCGCCCCCGCAACCGCCGACGCGATGGTGGTCGGCCGGATGCGTCGCAACGGCGCGATCATCATCGGCAAGACCAACACACCCGAGGGTGGCCTAGGCACTCTCACGTTCAGCGCGATCCACGAGGTGTGCCGCAATCCCTGGGACCTCTCGCGGCATGCGGGAGGCTCGAGCGGCGGTGCGGCCGCGGCTCTCGCGGCCGGCATGCTCCCGATCGCGGACGGCTCCGACAGCGGCGGCAGCCTCCGCTACCCCGCCTCCTTCTGCAACGTCGTCGGCATGCGGCCGACACCGGGCCGTGTGGCCAGTGGCCGCCTCGGCAACGGCTGGACCGCGCACGGTGTCCTGGGGCCGATGGCGCGCTCCAGCGACGACGTCGCATTGATGCTGGCGGGGATGGCCGGTGCCGACCCGATGGCGCCGATGTCGATCGCTGAAAGCGCGTCGCGCTTCGCCGACGTCATCGCGGACGGTCCGACCGGAGTCCGCGTCGGGTGGAATCCGGACGCCGCAGGTGTGCCCATCAGTGCGGACGTCGCGGCCGTCCTGCGCGAGGCGCGCGCCGCACTCGTCGCCGCCGGTTACGAGGTGGTCGACCTCGACCTCGATGCCGCACTCGCCGACGCCGAGCAGGCGTGGGAGACCATCGAGATGTTCAACTTCTACGCGTCGTACCGCGGCGAGGCGGAAGCGCACGCCGAGCGACTGCGCCCGGATCTGCTCCGGAACATCCGCCAGGGCGAGCGGGTGACGGCGTCCGAGCTGGCCGACGCCCTCGCGATCCGCACGAACGTCTACCGCCGCACCGAGCGCCTGTTCGATGACGTCGATGTCATCGTGACCCCCGCGACGCCCGTGGTCGCCCCGCCGGCCACGGACGAGTGGGTGCGCAAGGTCGGAGAAGTCGAGTGCGACCGGTACTTCCGCTGGCAGATGCTCGCCAACCGCATCACAGTGACGGCGCACCCGGTCGTCGTCACCCCCGCCGGTTTCAGCGGCGGGCTCCCGGTCGGCATGCAGGTCGTCGGTCGGAACCGCGGTGAGTTCGATTTGCTCTCGCACACGGCAGGCTTCGAACGGGCGCTCGGCCTCACCGCGCGGCATCCCCTGATCTGA